The Pseudodesulfovibrio sp. zrk46 genome contains a region encoding:
- a CDS encoding MFS transporter — translation MTSDISSSSRRGLAAWALYDWANSGFAALVQTFVFAAFFARAVAENETLGTAMWGNMMGAAGLLIGLGGPLLGAVADHTGRRKPWLAVFTALCILCTGLLWFVQPDPSFVWLALLLAGLGTIGSEYAMIFYNAMLPDLADDKSIGRWSGWGWGLGYAGGLVLLIIALYGFVEQGAWFGVPREQAMHVRAVMPLTACWYLVFCLPLFFLSCDRQSTGVPLGTAMGLGVSQVRNSLRHVRDYKDIAIFLLARMLYNDGLTTMFAFGGIYAAGTFGMSPSEVIIFGIGLNVTAGLGAAGFAWMDDKVGPRKTILVSLAGLTLCCGLILTVESLTLFWIFGLAVGIFVGPVQASSRSYLARVAPPELRGEMFGLFALSGKLTSFMGPLLVGWLTLASGSQRVGMSSVIVLFVLGLAGMMFVPPAVKHKE, via the coding sequence GTGACTTCCGATATCTCTTCCTCTTCCCGGCGCGGCCTCGCGGCCTGGGCTCTCTACGACTGGGCTAATTCCGGCTTTGCCGCCTTGGTACAGACCTTTGTCTTTGCCGCATTCTTTGCCCGGGCAGTGGCGGAGAACGAGACCCTTGGCACTGCCATGTGGGGCAACATGATGGGCGCGGCAGGGCTCCTCATCGGCTTGGGCGGGCCGCTGCTCGGCGCGGTTGCCGACCACACCGGCAGGCGCAAACCGTGGCTGGCCGTGTTTACCGCGCTGTGCATCCTCTGCACCGGATTGCTCTGGTTCGTGCAGCCAGATCCTTCCTTTGTCTGGCTCGCTCTGCTGCTGGCCGGGCTGGGCACTATCGGCTCTGAATATGCCATGATTTTTTACAACGCCATGCTGCCCGATCTGGCCGACGATAAGAGCATAGGCCGCTGGTCCGGTTGGGGCTGGGGGCTGGGCTATGCCGGAGGTCTGGTCCTGCTCATCATTGCCCTGTACGGCTTTGTGGAGCAGGGGGCGTGGTTCGGTGTGCCGCGAGAGCAGGCCATGCACGTACGGGCGGTCATGCCCCTGACGGCGTGCTGGTATCTGGTCTTTTGTCTGCCGCTTTTTTTTCTCTCCTGTGATCGACAGTCCACAGGCGTTCCTCTCGGCACCGCCATGGGGCTGGGCGTGTCGCAGGTCAGGAACTCCCTGCGCCATGTGCGTGACTACAAGGATATCGCCATCTTTTTGCTGGCCCGCATGCTCTATAATGACGGCCTGACCACCATGTTCGCCTTTGGCGGCATCTATGCGGCGGGCACCTTTGGCATGTCGCCCAGCGAGGTCATCATCTTCGGCATCGGGCTCAACGTCACTGCCGGGCTCGGCGCAGCCGGATTCGCGTGGATGGACGACAAGGTGGGGCCGCGCAAGACTATTCTCGTCTCCCTCGCGGGGCTGACCTTGTGTTGCGGGCTCATCCTTACTGTAGAGAGCCTGACCCTGTTCTGGATTTTCGGGCTGGCCGTGGGTATATTCGTAGGGCCGGTTCAGGCTTCGAGCCGTTCCTATCTGGCGCGGGTGGCCCCGCCGGAGTTGCGCGGTGAGATGTTCGGCCTGTTCGCCCTGTCCGGCAAACTGACCTCATTCATGGGTCCGCTTCTGGTAGGGTGGCTGACCCTGGCATCGGGCAGCCAGCGCGTGGGCATGTCGTCCGTGATCGTGCTGTTCGTCCTCGGGCTGGCGGGCATGATGTTCGTGCCGCCCGCCGTCAAACACAAGGAGTAG
- a CDS encoding cobyrinate a,c-diamide synthase, which produces MSTIKAFVIAGTQSGCGKTSVSLGLMSSLARRGLAVQPFKCGPDFIDPGHHGQACARDGKPVPSHNLDGWMLDETINADIFNRYGTGCDVAVVEGVMGLFDGISGTRDEGSTAQIAKILGLPVILVVDARSMARSAAALVSGYANFDSDVNIAGVIFNRVGSENHADLLKEAMSLLPDVPVLGCLGRDEEIATPSRHLGLVTAEEEEPDSDRYQRLADWVESGLDIDALLEALPDTDILPPFEPVPGIGSVTIGVARDAAFCFYYEENLRLLREAGARLVEFSPIDDPRLPDNLDGLYIGGGYPELYAFELGQNNKLRREIKDFCDSGKPVYAECGGFMYLMSDIITQRGRYAMAGVFPFRAEMGQRFRALGYREVVTLGPGPVGDTGTTARGHEFHYSAIQTDADLTTTTTIYSMSGRKGPIHHPEGFLQGNTLGSYVHLHFGSCPGVAEAFVQACRDSVESE; this is translated from the coding sequence ATGAGCACCATCAAGGCTTTTGTCATAGCAGGTACGCAAAGTGGATGCGGCAAGACCTCGGTCTCTCTGGGGCTGATGTCTTCCCTTGCCCGGCGTGGCCTGGCGGTGCAGCCTTTCAAGTGCGGCCCGGACTTTATCGACCCCGGCCATCACGGTCAGGCGTGCGCCCGCGACGGCAAACCTGTTCCCAGTCATAACCTCGACGGCTGGATGCTCGACGAGACCATTAATGCGGACATCTTCAACCGCTACGGCACCGGATGTGACGTGGCCGTGGTGGAGGGTGTCATGGGGTTGTTCGACGGCATCTCCGGCACCCGCGATGAAGGCTCCACCGCTCAGATCGCCAAGATCCTTGGCCTGCCCGTCATTCTGGTCGTGGACGCCCGCTCCATGGCCCGCTCCGCGGCTGCGCTGGTGTCCGGGTATGCGAATTTCGATTCAGACGTGAACATCGCAGGCGTGATCTTCAATCGGGTGGGGAGTGAGAACCACGCTGACCTTTTGAAAGAGGCCATGTCTCTGCTGCCGGATGTTCCGGTGCTGGGTTGCCTCGGACGTGATGAGGAAATCGCCACGCCGTCCCGCCATCTGGGGCTGGTGACAGCCGAAGAGGAAGAGCCCGACTCCGACCGTTATCAGCGGCTGGCTGATTGGGTGGAATCCGGGTTGGATATCGACGCGTTGCTGGAGGCTCTGCCTGACACGGATATTCTGCCGCCCTTCGAGCCTGTGCCCGGTATCGGTTCGGTCACCATCGGTGTGGCCCGGGATGCGGCCTTCTGCTTCTATTATGAAGAGAACCTCCGGCTCCTGCGCGAGGCTGGGGCCCGACTGGTGGAATTTTCTCCCATTGATGACCCGCGTCTGCCTGACAATCTGGACGGGCTGTATATCGGCGGGGGCTATCCTGAGCTATACGCCTTCGAGCTGGGCCAGAACAACAAGCTGCGGCGCGAGATCAAGGACTTCTGCGATTCGGGCAAGCCCGTCTATGCCGAATGCGGCGGGTTCATGTATCTGATGAGCGACATCATCACCCAGCGCGGCCGGTATGCCATGGCCGGAGTCTTTCCGTTCCGTGCCGAGATGGGCCAGCGGTTTCGAGCTCTGGGCTACCGTGAGGTGGTCACCCTCGGTCCCGGTCCCGTCGGAGACACTGGCACCACGGCTCGCGGACACGAATTTCACTACTCCGCCATCCAGACGGATGCGGATTTGACCACCACCACGACCATCTATTCCATGAGCGGCCGTAAAGGGCCCATTCATCACCCCGAAGGATTCCTGCAGGGCAATACGCTTGGGTCATACGTCCATCTGCACTTCGGCAGCTGTCCCGGTGTGGCCGAGGCCTTTGTGCAGGCGTGCCGCGATAGCGTGGAATCCGAATAG
- the amrA gene encoding AmmeMemoRadiSam system protein A, with the protein MSDFRFEITDEEKAYLKELVVQSVSFGLNPSDGPFGPPEPPTEKLREQLGAFVTLKIGGHLRGCIGNVQGSGELFRTVWDMAQNAAFRDPRFPPVTEHDFDALDYEISILSPIDVCPDPELVEIGRHGLIMSRDGRSGLLLPQVPVEWKWDRETFLAQTCVKAGLDRDAWKDPATTILWFEAVVF; encoded by the coding sequence GTGTCCGATTTCCGCTTTGAAATAACCGATGAAGAAAAGGCGTACCTCAAGGAGCTGGTGGTCCAGTCCGTCTCCTTTGGCCTCAATCCTTCGGACGGTCCCTTTGGCCCGCCGGAACCGCCCACGGAGAAACTGCGCGAACAGTTGGGCGCGTTCGTCACCCTCAAGATCGGCGGTCACCTGCGCGGCTGCATCGGTAATGTGCAGGGCTCAGGCGAACTCTTCCGCACTGTCTGGGACATGGCGCAGAACGCGGCCTTTCGCGATCCCCGTTTCCCGCCCGTGACCGAGCACGACTTCGATGCGCTCGACTATGAAATTTCCATCCTTTCGCCCATTGATGTCTGTCCCGACCCGGAACTGGTGGAGATCGGTCGCCACGGTCTGATCATGTCCCGTGACGGCCGCTCCGGTCTGCTCCTGCCGCAGGTGCCTGTGGAGTGGAAGTGGGATCGCGAGACATTTCTGGCCCAGACCTGCGTCAAGGCCGGGTTGGATCGCGACGCGTGGAAGGACCCGGCAACCACCATCCTCTGGTTCGAGGCCGTGGTCTTTTAA
- the nhaA gene encoding Na+/H+ antiporter NhaA — MAIRNVITCGLEPIDQVLMPFQHFFKSKSTGGIILIISAVVALIWANSTWAASYFSLWETKFTVGYGELALSKPLLLWVNDGLMAMFFFVVGLEIKREFMVGELSTRRQAVLPIFAAIGGMVVPAGIYAIFNINGVGAHGWGIPMATDIAFALGILALLGDRVPYQLKIFLTAVAIVDDIGAVLVIALFYTSEIAGMMLLLAAALLVVAYIGNKAGIRTPVFYAIIGLIVWVAVLKSGVHSTVAGVLMAFTIPARTTCDAEAFTTNASNLLKEYESAITPGSSVLTNSTMHSALLSMQRIATRAQTPLQRLEHGMAPLVDYLIMPIFALANAGVALGGSMAGAVDTSMISVGVALGLFLGKPIGIVLAVILLVRISGGWPGGMTLRHFIGAGLLGGIGFTMSLFIAALAFEDQAMLNAAKASILAASTLAGVAGYLVLKSLPLPEDS; from the coding sequence ATGGCCATACGCAATGTCATTACATGCGGCCTTGAGCCCATCGATCAGGTGCTCATGCCGTTCCAGCATTTCTTCAAGTCCAAATCCACCGGCGGCATCATTCTCATCATCAGTGCCGTGGTGGCGCTCATCTGGGCCAACTCTACGTGGGCCGCATCCTATTTTTCCCTCTGGGAAACCAAGTTCACCGTGGGATACGGCGAACTGGCCCTGTCCAAACCGCTGCTCCTCTGGGTGAATGATGGCCTGATGGCCATGTTCTTCTTCGTGGTCGGGCTGGAGATCAAACGGGAATTCATGGTGGGAGAGCTGTCCACCCGCAGACAGGCCGTACTGCCCATCTTTGCGGCCATCGGCGGCATGGTGGTCCCGGCTGGCATCTACGCCATTTTCAATATCAATGGCGTTGGCGCCCATGGCTGGGGTATTCCCATGGCTACGGATATCGCGTTTGCCCTCGGCATTCTCGCCCTGCTCGGCGACCGCGTTCCTTACCAGCTCAAGATATTCCTGACCGCCGTCGCCATCGTGGACGATATCGGCGCGGTGCTGGTCATTGCCCTGTTCTACACCTCGGAGATCGCGGGCATGATGCTTCTCCTCGCCGCGGCCCTGCTCGTGGTGGCCTACATCGGCAACAAGGCAGGCATCCGCACCCCGGTATTCTATGCGATCATCGGACTCATTGTCTGGGTGGCCGTGCTCAAGTCAGGCGTCCACTCCACCGTGGCAGGCGTTCTCATGGCCTTCACCATACCGGCACGCACCACCTGCGACGCCGAGGCCTTCACAACCAACGCCAGCAATCTCCTGAAGGAGTATGAAAGCGCCATTACCCCCGGATCATCTGTCCTCACCAATTCCACCATGCACTCGGCCCTGCTTTCCATGCAGCGCATTGCCACCCGGGCACAGACGCCGCTCCAGCGGTTGGAGCATGGCATGGCCCCACTGGTAGACTATCTCATCATGCCCATATTTGCCCTGGCAAATGCAGGCGTAGCATTGGGTGGTTCTATGGCAGGCGCGGTCGACACCAGCATGATTTCTGTTGGTGTCGCACTCGGACTGTTCCTCGGAAAGCCCATCGGCATCGTGCTGGCAGTGATTTTACTAGTCCGCATCTCCGGAGGCTGGCCCGGCGGCATGACCCTTCGCCACTTCATTGGCGCGGGTCTGCTCGGCGGCATCGGCTTCACCATGTCCCTGTTCATTGCGGCGCTGGCCTTTGAAGATCAGGCCATGCTCAATGCGGCGAAGGCCTCGATTCTGGCGGCATCGACCCTTGCCGGTGTGGCAGGCTATCTGGTGCTGAAGTCACTGCCGTTGCCGGAAGATTCGTGA
- a CDS encoding HD-GYP domain-containing protein, which produces MIKKLAIDDLRPGMEVVQMSSSLWEHLPNLYTQPGPIKSEAHLKLMREQGYQHAFVEVEVPGEPLEKRLDAILADRMKDAPIKERVPFDKEIEVADRAYKSAMNHAHRLINDAKMGRKVDFEGTVETVDGIVNSAVRNPDTLLCLSKLAQYDDYTYGHCINVSAIAVVFGEFLGLSRDELTRLGVAGMMHDLGKTAVPERIINKRARLSSAEFEEIKRHPQYGYDILKRQGDVPEDVLEAVRDHHEKFNGKGYPANRHRSDTSALARIISLADVYDALTSDRSYKDAILPNKALAIMYGMRDQAFDPLEVQLFIKCLGIFPSGSLVKLSTGFYGVVYESNPNLPLMPKIKIILDQDLRPIPSELVDLAARQAVGDENLEILECADPTDYRINLKPYLTRTR; this is translated from the coding sequence ATGATTAAGAAGCTCGCCATAGATGATCTCCGTCCGGGTATGGAAGTTGTGCAGATGTCGAGCTCCTTGTGGGAGCACCTTCCGAATCTCTATACCCAGCCGGGACCGATCAAATCCGAAGCACACCTGAAGCTGATGCGCGAGCAGGGGTATCAGCACGCCTTTGTGGAAGTGGAAGTCCCGGGCGAGCCGCTGGAGAAGCGGCTGGATGCCATCCTTGCGGACCGCATGAAGGATGCGCCCATCAAGGAGCGGGTGCCCTTCGACAAGGAAATCGAAGTGGCGGACCGCGCTTACAAGAGCGCCATGAACCACGCCCACCGTCTCATCAACGACGCCAAGATGGGGCGTAAGGTGGACTTCGAAGGCACGGTGGAAACCGTGGACGGGATTGTGAATTCCGCAGTCCGCAACCCTGACACACTACTCTGTCTTTCCAAGCTCGCGCAGTATGACGACTATACCTACGGGCACTGCATCAATGTGTCGGCCATTGCCGTGGTCTTTGGCGAATTTCTAGGTTTGAGCCGCGACGAGCTGACCCGCCTCGGCGTGGCAGGCATGATGCATGATCTGGGAAAAACCGCCGTGCCCGAACGCATCATCAACAAACGCGCCCGACTTTCCTCTGCCGAATTTGAAGAGATCAAAAGGCATCCGCAGTATGGCTACGATATCCTCAAGAGGCAGGGCGATGTGCCCGAGGATGTGCTCGAGGCCGTGCGCGATCACCACGAGAAATTCAACGGCAAGGGCTACCCGGCCAACCGGCACCGCTCCGACACTTCGGCCCTGGCACGCATCATCAGTCTGGCAGATGTCTATGACGCTTTGACCAGCGATCGTTCGTACAAGGATGCCATCCTGCCCAACAAGGCGCTGGCCATCATGTACGGCATGCGCGATCAGGCCTTTGACCCGTTGGAGGTCCAGCTCTTCATCAAGTGTCTGGGCATCTTCCCGTCCGGCTCACTGGTCAAACTCAGCACCGGCTTCTATGGGGTGGTCTACGAGTCCAATCCCAATCTGCCGCTTATGCCCAAAATCAAAATTATTCTGGACCAGGATCTGCGCCCCATCCCCTCGGAGCTGGTGGATCTCGCCGCTCGTCAGGCTGTCGGAGATGAGAATCTCGAAATACTTGAATGTGCGGACCCGACCGATTATCGTATCAACCTTAAACCGTATTTGACCCGCACGAGATAG
- a CDS encoding EAL domain-containing protein yields the protein MKAPKLFLKPLLLMVVIFGVIAVVTSYTFGNRLKREMTKEYESKALALARSVAESDIFTILEQDAGSLQARIAQYQHITGVSYVLVTDENGGIVAHTFIPVVPTVIRGLAVETAEHLPGDDHMLRDIKIEGDNYLHVARPILSGLAGFVHIGMDSSVIAKNIREAMVEQQIVMLILFGFSVLFVFIFIMNISKPLTLLAEYAGRVAVKDFASVPEIDSNDEVGKLARAMRSMAWHISELVANLEERVHQKTKELEEARDALKDKVEERTSELIRANTQLKIEIAERKVIGEALRKTEKKYRAIFENAVEGIYQSSPSGRFLSANPSLARILGFDSPDDLMSSIYDIGTQMYMEPARRKEFLHRIEEQGQVKNFNSKIRRRDGRIIWITENARVIRDSDGSVICYEGSVEDFTLRKKAEDQLKRQAFHDSLTGLPNRALFLDHLRMAMQRSLRRKHIYAVIYMDLDRFKVINDSLGHETGDELLRAVARVLENCARSVDTVARFGGDEFAILLEEITAPRDAITIARRILDGVREPMNIGGHEVFTSASMGIVLKTDGYDRPEALLRDADTAMYRAKELGKSRFKVFNQKMHDQALKLMALETDLRRAVDLHEFEVAYQPIMNLENRAISGFEALVRWRHPQHGIIHPGRFIGLAEDTGLIYAIDNLVLNEACAQVRHWQTVYGSRLKNGLTLNINISGKHFGKAMLPGQISRAIDDSGIPPETLNVEITESALMDNPAFAEDILHQLKALGTNVCIDDFGTGYSSLSYLQRFPIDVVKVDRSFINDVDGDLDSQAIVRTVFSLGESLGLKIVAEGVETPEQLAFLESEGCRYVQGFLFYKPLSAEEVDDILSREIT from the coding sequence ATGAAGGCTCCAAAGCTATTTCTCAAGCCGCTGCTGTTGATGGTCGTCATCTTCGGCGTCATCGCCGTGGTCACGTCCTACACCTTTGGCAACCGCCTCAAGCGGGAGATGACCAAGGAGTATGAATCCAAGGCGCTGGCCCTGGCCCGAAGCGTGGCCGAGTCCGACATCTTCACCATCCTCGAACAGGATGCGGGCAGTTTGCAGGCGCGCATCGCCCAGTACCAGCACATCACGGGTGTTTCCTATGTTCTGGTAACGGATGAGAACGGGGGAATCGTGGCCCACACCTTCATCCCGGTCGTGCCCACCGTCATCAGAGGGCTGGCCGTGGAAACCGCGGAGCACCTGCCCGGCGACGACCACATGCTCCGTGACATCAAGATCGAGGGCGACAATTATCTGCACGTGGCCCGCCCGATTCTCTCCGGCCTTGCCGGGTTCGTGCATATCGGCATGGACTCCTCGGTGATTGCCAAGAACATCCGCGAAGCCATGGTTGAGCAGCAGATCGTCATGCTCATCCTGTTCGGTTTCAGCGTACTTTTCGTGTTCATCTTCATCATGAACATCTCCAAGCCTCTCACCCTGCTGGCCGAATACGCCGGGCGTGTGGCGGTCAAAGATTTTGCCAGCGTACCGGAGATAGACTCCAACGACGAGGTGGGAAAACTGGCCCGGGCCATGCGCTCCATGGCGTGGCACATCTCCGAGCTGGTGGCCAATCTGGAAGAACGCGTTCACCAGAAGACCAAGGAGCTGGAAGAGGCCCGCGACGCCCTCAAGGACAAGGTGGAGGAGCGAACCAGCGAGCTGATACGAGCCAACACCCAGCTCAAGATCGAGATCGCCGAGAGAAAGGTCATCGGTGAGGCCCTGCGCAAGACCGAGAAAAAATACCGCGCCATTTTCGAAAACGCGGTGGAAGGCATTTACCAGAGCTCGCCCAGCGGCCGTTTCCTGTCGGCCAACCCGTCACTGGCCCGTATCCTCGGCTTTGACAGCCCGGACGACCTCATGAGCTCCATCTATGATATCGGTACTCAGATGTATATGGAGCCCGCCCGCCGCAAGGAATTCCTCCACCGCATCGAGGAGCAGGGACAGGTCAAGAATTTCAACTCCAAGATTCGCCGCCGTGACGGCCGGATCATCTGGATTACCGAAAACGCCCGCGTCATTCGTGACTCGGACGGCAGCGTCATCTGCTACGAAGGCTCGGTGGAAGATTTCACCCTCCGCAAGAAGGCCGAAGACCAGCTCAAGCGTCAGGCCTTCCATGATTCCCTGACCGGCCTGCCCAACCGCGCCCTGTTCCTGGACCACCTGCGCATGGCCATGCAGCGCAGCCTGCGCCGCAAGCACATCTACGCGGTGATCTATATGGATCTGGATCGCTTCAAGGTCATCAACGACTCCCTGGGCCATGAGACGGGCGATGAACTGCTGCGCGCCGTGGCCCGCGTGCTGGAGAACTGTGCCCGCTCCGTGGATACCGTGGCCCGCTTCGGCGGTGATGAATTCGCCATTCTCCTCGAAGAGATCACGGCTCCCCGCGACGCCATCACCATTGCCCGCCGCATTCTGGACGGCGTGCGCGAGCCCATGAACATCGGCGGCCATGAGGTCTTCACCTCCGCCTCCATGGGCATCGTGCTCAAGACCGACGGCTACGACAGGCCCGAGGCCCTCCTGCGCGACGCGGACACCGCCATGTATCGCGCCAAGGAACTGGGCAAGTCCCGCTTCAAGGTCTTCAACCAAAAGATGCACGATCAGGCCCTCAAGCTCATGGCACTGGAGACCGACCTCCGCCGCGCCGTTGACCTGCACGAATTCGAGGTGGCTTACCAGCCCATCATGAATCTGGAGAACCGCGCCATCAGCGGCTTCGAGGCGCTTGTTCGCTGGCGGCACCCGCAACACGGCATCATCCATCCGGGCCGCTTCATCGGGCTGGCCGAAGACACCGGACTCATTTACGCCATCGACAACCTCGTACTCAACGAGGCCTGTGCGCAGGTCCGCCATTGGCAGACCGTGTACGGCTCCCGCCTCAAGAACGGCCTGACCCTGAACATCAATATTTCCGGCAAGCACTTTGGCAAGGCCATGCTGCCCGGCCAGATCTCCCGCGCCATTGACGACTCCGGCATCCCGCCAGAAACTCTCAACGTGGAAATCACCGAGAGTGCGCTCATGGACAACCCGGCATTTGCCGAGGATATCCTGCATCAGCTCAAGGCGCTCGGCACCAACGTCTGCATCGACGACTTCGGCACCGGCTATTCTTCCCTGTCCTATTTGCAGCGGTTCCCCATCGACGTGGTCAAGGTCGATCGCTCGTTCATCAACGACGTGGATGGCGATCTGGACAGTCAGGCCATTGTGCGCACGGTCTTCTCTCTGGGCGAGTCTTTGGGCCTGAAAATCGTGGCAGAAGGGGTGGAAACACCTGAACAACTCGCTTTTCTTGAAAGTGAGGGTTGCCGATATGTCCAAGGTTTCCTATTCTATAAGCCTCTCTCTGCGGAAGAGGTGGACGATATACTCTCCAGGGAAATCACCTGA
- a CDS encoding flagellar brake protein, which yields MPSEAAPAKPNSSAPEESKITRIPGVQLDVTPGKEVILRLPGVSQSYRGKIVGFDPYDYIIAKVRLPSAVRRDLSYGGQVILKYVHKGTVYGFKANVQSAITSPASLIFFEYPDVIERLALRRTSRMNCNIDSELHATDDHVECMVVNVSETGCKIAARADKRNLIQRLKVDDALIVSMNLGNFGEMKVAIAIKNISHEKGIVSLGCMFLDITKDEMATIQGYLEKIARLTS from the coding sequence ATGCCGTCTGAAGCCGCACCTGCCAAGCCGAACTCTTCTGCTCCCGAGGAGTCCAAGATTACCCGTATTCCGGGCGTGCAGCTCGATGTGACACCGGGTAAGGAGGTTATTCTCCGTCTTCCCGGCGTGTCTCAGAGCTACCGGGGCAAGATCGTCGGTTTTGATCCCTACGACTACATCATCGCCAAGGTGCGTCTGCCTTCGGCTGTGCGGCGCGACCTCTCATACGGCGGGCAGGTCATCCTCAAGTATGTGCACAAGGGAACGGTCTACGGCTTCAAGGCCAATGTGCAGAGTGCAATCACTTCGCCTGCATCACTGATCTTTTTTGAATATCCCGACGTCATCGAACGGCTTGCCCTCAGGCGTACGTCGCGTATGAACTGCAACATCGACAGCGAACTGCACGCTACGGATGACCATGTGGAGTGCATGGTGGTCAACGTGTCAGAGACCGGCTGTAAGATCGCGGCCCGTGCCGACAAGCGGAATCTGATTCAGCGTCTCAAGGTGGATGACGCCCTGATTGTGTCTATGAATCTGGGTAATTTCGGTGAGATGAAAGTGGCCATAGCGATCAAGAATATATCCCATGAAAAGGGGATTGTCTCACTGGGTTGCATGTTCCTCGACATAACCAAAGACGAAATGGCGACCATTCAGGGTTATCTGGAAAAGATAGCACGCCTTACTTCCTAG
- a CDS encoding ABC transporter substrate-binding protein encodes MSAAFTGANGEMGIEFYRGLMAYIDHLNDNGGAGGWKIRIQPANDGYNPAPCFRNTVRFVKDDNVFALFSYVGTPTTTHILPLLQKFHADHAYLLFPLTGAQPLRTPPFGDHVYNLRASYFEETAGLVDHLTDIGLNRIAVFYQNDAYGRTGWDGVRRALKKHDLNIVGQAAYKRGASYDQSFNQEVDILMTSKPDVIICIGTYASQGALIRDLRNAGYNLPVAGVSFADSDKMLELLQKQGAKDGRDYTAKLINSQVVPSYEDISLKGVRLYRALMDNYKGMPMITSQPYRPRRFSYVSFEGFLNGMMLGEVVRRMADDPRPERLPEIFNSIDNFDLGIGVNANFSEGRHQGLHEVYFTTVRDGAFLPIIDWERWSK; translated from the coding sequence ATGTCCGCGGCTTTCACCGGTGCCAACGGCGAAATGGGCATCGAATTCTACCGCGGTCTCATGGCCTATATTGACCACCTCAACGACAACGGTGGCGCCGGAGGGTGGAAAATCCGCATCCAGCCCGCCAACGACGGGTACAACCCTGCCCCCTGTTTCAGAAACACCGTCCGCTTCGTCAAGGACGACAATGTGTTCGCCCTCTTTTCCTATGTGGGCACCCCGACGACCACGCACATCCTGCCCCTGCTCCAGAAATTTCATGCCGACCACGCCTACCTGCTTTTTCCGCTGACCGGCGCACAGCCTCTCAGAACGCCGCCCTTCGGCGATCATGTTTACAATCTCCGCGCCTCCTATTTCGAGGAGACCGCCGGACTGGTGGACCACCTGACCGACATCGGCCTCAACCGCATCGCCGTGTTCTACCAGAACGACGCATACGGCCGTACCGGCTGGGACGGCGTAAGGCGAGCCCTCAAAAAGCATGACCTCAACATCGTGGGCCAAGCAGCCTACAAGCGTGGAGCAAGCTACGACCAAAGCTTCAATCAAGAAGTAGATATCCTCATGACGTCCAAACCCGACGTCATCATCTGTATCGGCACCTACGCATCTCAGGGCGCACTCATCAGGGACCTGCGAAATGCAGGATACAACCTGCCCGTGGCCGGAGTGTCTTTCGCCGACAGTGACAAAATGCTGGAACTGCTTCAGAAGCAGGGGGCAAAGGACGGCCGCGACTACACCGCAAAACTGATCAACTCGCAGGTAGTGCCCAGCTACGAGGACATTTCACTTAAAGGGGTACGCCTTTATCGTGCGCTGATGGACAACTACAAGGGCATGCCCATGATCACCAGCCAGCCGTATCGCCCCCGCAGATTCAGCTACGTCAGCTTTGAAGGGTTCCTCAACGGCATGATGCTGGGCGAGGTTGTCCGTCGCATGGCCGACGATCCGCGTCCCGAACGCCTCCCCGAAATTTTCAATTCCATCGACAACTTCGACCTGGGCATCGGCGTCAACGCCAATTTCAGCGAAGGACGGCACCAGGGACTCCACGAGGTGTATTTCACCACGGTTCGTGATGGAGCGTTCCTGCCCATCATCGACTGGGAGAGGTGGAGCAAATGA